One genomic segment of Streptomyces sp. TLI_146 includes these proteins:
- a CDS encoding GntR family transcriptional regulator, whose amino-acid sequence MPSAPASATTPAPAPIKRPPAADRVYMHVKQAVLDRRYEGGTLLTEGELAEAVGVSRTPVREALLKLEVEGLIRLYPKKGALVLAVSAQETADVVETRLLVEEFAARRAVPAPGRLIARLEELLEEQKANAAAGDLAAVAVTDRCFHAEIVRNAGNEILSRLYDQMRDRQLRMGVAVMHAQPDRIAKNIAEHQEMLDAIRDGDAERAAHCVRQHLSWVKVLVRGEER is encoded by the coding sequence ATGCCCTCCGCTCCCGCCTCCGCAACCACACCGGCCCCAGCCCCGATCAAGCGGCCGCCCGCCGCCGACCGCGTCTATATGCACGTCAAGCAGGCCGTACTCGACCGGCGGTACGAGGGCGGGACGCTCCTCACCGAGGGGGAGCTCGCCGAGGCCGTCGGGGTGTCGCGCACGCCCGTGCGCGAGGCGCTGCTGAAGCTCGAAGTGGAAGGGCTCATCCGGCTCTACCCCAAGAAGGGCGCCCTCGTCCTGGCCGTCTCCGCGCAGGAGACCGCCGACGTGGTCGAAACACGGCTCCTGGTCGAGGAGTTCGCCGCACGCAGGGCCGTCCCCGCGCCCGGGCGGCTGATCGCCCGGCTCGAAGAGCTCCTGGAGGAGCAGAAGGCGAACGCGGCGGCCGGTGACCTCGCCGCCGTCGCCGTCACCGACCGCTGCTTCCACGCCGAGATCGTCCGCAACGCCGGGAACGAGATCCTCTCCCGGCTCTACGACCAGATGCGCGACCGGCAGCTGCGGATGGGCGTCGCCGTGATGCACGCCCAGCCCGACCGGATCGCCAAGAACATCGCCGAGCACCAGGAGATGCTGGACGCCATCCGGGACGGCGACGCCGAGCGCGCCGCGCACTGCGTGCGCCAGCACCTGAGCTGGGTCAAGGTCCTGGTCAGGGGTGAGGAACGATGA
- a CDS encoding dihydrolipoamide acetyltransferase family protein — protein MTETSARFREFKMPDVGEGLTEAEILKWYVQPGDTVTDGQVVCEVETAKAAVELPIPFDGVVHELRFPEGTTVDVGEVIISVDVAPGSGEPAAEAAAPVQAPVAESPAEEPEAPKGRQPVLVGYGVAESSTKRRPRKGIPVPEQAAAAAVQAELNGHGAAPAVARPLAKPPVRKLAKDLGIDLARVVPTGPDGVITREDVHAAAAPVTEPAPVSRETTPAPVAAVASSDARETRIPIKGVRKATAQAMIGSAFTAPHVTEFVTVDVTRTMKLVEELKGDKEMAGLRVNPLLLIAKALLVAIKRNPDVNASWDEAAQEIVLKHYVNLGIAAATPRGLIVPNIKDAHDKTLPQLAASLADLVSTAREGKTSPAAMQGGTVTITNVGVFGVDTGTPILNPGESAILAVGAIKLQPWVHKGKVKPRQVTTLALSFDHRLVDGELGSKVLADVAAILEQPKRLITWA, from the coding sequence ATGACTGAAACTTCTGCCCGCTTCCGCGAGTTCAAGATGCCGGACGTCGGCGAGGGGCTCACCGAGGCGGAGATCCTCAAGTGGTACGTCCAGCCCGGTGACACCGTCACCGACGGCCAGGTCGTCTGCGAGGTGGAGACGGCCAAGGCGGCCGTCGAGCTGCCGATCCCGTTCGACGGGGTGGTGCACGAGCTGCGCTTCCCCGAGGGCACGACGGTGGACGTCGGCGAGGTGATCATCTCGGTGGACGTGGCCCCGGGCTCCGGTGAGCCGGCCGCCGAGGCCGCCGCCCCCGTCCAGGCCCCGGTCGCCGAGTCGCCCGCCGAGGAGCCGGAGGCGCCCAAGGGCCGCCAGCCGGTCCTGGTGGGCTACGGCGTCGCGGAGTCCTCCACCAAGCGCCGCCCGCGCAAGGGGATCCCGGTCCCCGAGCAGGCCGCGGCCGCCGCCGTGCAGGCCGAGCTGAACGGCCACGGCGCCGCCCCGGCGGTCGCCAGGCCGCTGGCGAAGCCGCCGGTCCGCAAGCTGGCCAAGGACCTGGGCATCGACCTGGCGCGTGTGGTCCCGACCGGCCCGGACGGCGTCATCACCCGCGAGGACGTCCACGCGGCCGCCGCCCCGGTGACCGAACCGGCTCCCGTTTCACGTGAAACAACTCCCGCGCCCGTCGCGGCCGTTGCCTCCTCGGACGCGCGCGAGACCCGTATCCCGATCAAGGGCGTACGGAAGGCGACCGCGCAGGCGATGATCGGCTCGGCGTTCACCGCGCCGCACGTCACCGAGTTCGTGACGGTCGACGTCACGCGCACGATGAAGCTGGTCGAGGAGCTGAAGGGCGACAAGGAGATGGCCGGGCTGCGGGTCAACCCGCTCCTGCTCATCGCCAAGGCCCTGCTCGTCGCCATCAAGCGCAACCCCGACGTCAACGCGTCGTGGGACGAGGCGGCGCAGGAGATCGTCCTCAAGCACTATGTGAACCTGGGCATCGCGGCCGCCACCCCGCGCGGTCTGATCGTCCCGAACATCAAGGACGCCCACGACAAGACGCTGCCGCAACTGGCCGCGTCCCTGGCTGACTTGGTTTCGACGGCCCGCGAGGGCAAGACGTCCCCGGCGGCGATGCAGGGCGGCACGGTCACCATCACCAATGTGGGCGTCTTCGGCGTCGACACCGGCACCCCGATCCTGAACCCGGGCGAGTCCGCGATCCTCGCGGTCGGTGCGATCAAGCTCCAGCCCTGGGTCCACAAGGGCAAGGTGAAGCCCCGCCAGGTCACCACGCTGGCGCTGTCCTTCGACCACCGCCTGGTCGACGGAGAGCTGGGCTCCAAGGTGCTCGCCGATGTGGCGGCGATCCTGGAGCAGCCCAAGCGGCTGATCACCTGGGCGTAA
- a CDS encoding alpha-ketoacid dehydrogenase subunit beta — translation MTVQKLPIAKAINESLRKAMETDPKVLIMGEDVGKLGGVFRVTDGLQKDFGEGRVIDTPLAESGIVGTAIGLALRGYRPVVEIQFDGFVFPAYDQIVTQLAKMHARALGKIKLPVVIRIPYGGGIGAVEHHSESPEALFAHVPGLKVVSPSNASDAYWMMQQAIQSDDPVIYFEPKRRYWDKSDVDTDAIPGPLHKARTVVAGSDLTLVAYGPMVKVCVEAAAAAAEEGKSIEVLDLRSMSPIDFDAVQASVEKTGRLVVVHEAPVFYGAGAEIAARISERSFYHLEAPVLRVGGYHAPYPPARLEEEYLPGLDRVLDAVDRSLAY, via the coding sequence ATGACCGTACAGAAGCTTCCCATCGCGAAGGCGATCAACGAGTCGCTGCGCAAGGCGATGGAGACCGACCCCAAGGTCCTGATCATGGGTGAGGACGTCGGCAAGCTCGGCGGCGTCTTCCGGGTCACCGACGGGCTCCAGAAGGACTTCGGCGAGGGCCGGGTCATCGACACCCCGCTCGCCGAGTCCGGCATCGTCGGCACCGCGATCGGCCTGGCCCTGCGCGGCTACCGCCCGGTCGTGGAGATCCAGTTCGACGGCTTCGTCTTCCCGGCGTACGACCAGATCGTCACCCAGCTCGCCAAGATGCACGCCCGCGCGCTCGGCAAGATCAAGCTCCCGGTCGTCATCCGCATCCCCTACGGCGGCGGCATCGGCGCGGTCGAGCACCACAGCGAGTCCCCCGAGGCGCTCTTCGCGCACGTGCCGGGCCTCAAGGTGGTCTCGCCCTCCAACGCCTCCGACGCGTACTGGATGATGCAGCAGGCCATCCAGTCCGACGACCCCGTCATCTACTTCGAGCCCAAGCGGCGCTACTGGGACAAGAGTGACGTCGACACCGACGCGATCCCCGGCCCGCTGCACAAGGCCCGTACGGTCGTGGCCGGTTCGGACCTGACGCTGGTGGCGTACGGTCCGATGGTGAAGGTCTGCGTGGAGGCGGCCGCGGCCGCCGCCGAGGAGGGCAAGTCGATCGAGGTCCTGGACCTGCGCTCGATGTCCCCGATCGACTTCGACGCGGTCCAGGCGTCGGTCGAGAAGACCGGCCGGCTGGTCGTGGTCCACGAGGCGCCGGTGTTCTACGGCGCGGGCGCGGAGATCGCCGCGCGGATCTCCGAGCGCAGCTTCTACCACCTGGAGGCACCGGTGCTCAGGGTCGGCGGCTACCACGCCCCGTACCCGCCGGCGCGCCTGGAGGAGGAGTACCTGCCGGGTCTGGACCGGGTGCTCGACGCCGTCGACCGCTCGCTGGCGTACTGA
- the pdhA gene encoding pyruvate dehydrogenase (acetyl-transferring) E1 component subunit alpha → MTVESTAARKPRRSSKRTGSSAGKAVADPQLVQLLTPEGQRVEHPDYDVDLTPEELRGLYRDMVLTRRFDAEATALQRQGELGLWASLLGQEAAQIGSGRALRDDDYVFPTYREHGVAWCRGVDPTNLLGMFRGVNHGGWDPNSNNFHLYTIVIGSQTLHATGYAMGVAKDGADSAVIAYFGDGASSQGDVAESFTFSAVYNAPVVFFCQNNQWAISEPTERQTRVPLYQRAQGYGFPGVRVDGNDVLACLAVTRSALERARRGEGPTLVEAFTYRMGAHTTSDDPTKYRADEEREAWEAKDPILRLKTYLENEGHADEAFFASLEEESETLGKRVREAVRAMPDPDRMAIFENIYADGHALVDEERAQFAAYQASFADGEGK, encoded by the coding sequence GTGACCGTGGAGAGCACTGCCGCGCGCAAACCGCGACGCAGCAGCAAGCGCACCGGTAGCAGCGCCGGGAAGGCTGTCGCCGACCCCCAGCTCGTACAGCTGCTGACGCCCGAGGGCCAGCGGGTCGAGCACCCTGACTACGACGTTGACCTGACCCCCGAAGAGCTGCGCGGGCTCTACCGCGACATGGTGCTGACCCGGCGCTTCGACGCCGAGGCCACCGCACTGCAGCGCCAGGGCGAGCTGGGCCTGTGGGCCTCGCTGCTCGGCCAGGAGGCCGCCCAGATCGGCTCCGGCCGCGCCCTGCGGGACGACGACTATGTGTTCCCCACCTACCGCGAGCACGGTGTGGCCTGGTGCCGCGGGGTCGACCCGACCAACCTGCTCGGCATGTTCCGTGGTGTGAACCACGGCGGCTGGGACCCCAACAGCAACAATTTCCACCTGTACACGATCGTGATCGGCTCGCAGACGCTGCACGCGACCGGTTACGCCATGGGTGTGGCCAAGGACGGCGCGGACTCGGCCGTGATCGCGTACTTCGGTGACGGCGCCTCCAGCCAGGGCGATGTCGCGGAGTCGTTCACCTTCTCCGCCGTCTACAACGCCCCGGTCGTGTTCTTCTGCCAGAACAACCAGTGGGCGATCTCGGAGCCGACCGAGCGCCAGACCCGGGTGCCGCTCTACCAGCGCGCCCAGGGCTACGGCTTCCCCGGCGTCCGCGTCGACGGCAACGACGTGCTGGCCTGTCTGGCCGTGACCCGGTCCGCCCTGGAGCGGGCCCGGCGCGGCGAGGGCCCGACCCTGGTCGAGGCGTTCACGTACCGGATGGGCGCGCACACCACCTCCGACGACCCGACGAAGTACCGGGCCGACGAGGAGCGCGAGGCGTGGGAGGCCAAGGACCCGATCCTGCGGCTGAAGACGTACCTGGAGAACGAGGGGCACGCCGACGAGGCGTTCTTCGCCTCCCTCGAAGAGGAGTCCGAGACGCTCGGCAAGCGGGTCCGCGAGGCGGTCCGCGCCATGCCCGACCCGGACCGGATGGCCATCTTCGAGAACATCTACGCCGACGGGCACGCGCTCGTCGACGAGGAGCGGGCCCAGTTCGCGGCCTACCAGGCGTCCTTCGCCGACGGGGAGGGCAAGTAG
- a CDS encoding response regulator transcription factor — translation MREPGKITVFLLDDHEVVRRGVHEMLSVEEDIEVVGEAGTAADALVRIPATRPDVAVLDVRLPDGSGVEVCREIRSQNEHIKCLMLTSFADDEALFDAIMAGASGYVLKAIRGSELLSAVRDVAAGRSLLDPVATARVLERLRDGGTAKGDDRLANLTEQERKILDLIGEGLTNRVIGERLHLAEKTIKNYVSSLLSKLGMERRSQAAAYVARMQAERH, via the coding sequence GTGCGCGAACCAGGCAAAATCACCGTATTCCTGCTCGACGACCACGAAGTGGTCCGCCGCGGCGTCCACGAAATGCTCTCCGTCGAGGAGGACATCGAGGTGGTCGGCGAGGCCGGCACCGCGGCGGATGCCCTGGTCAGGATCCCTGCGACGCGTCCGGACGTGGCGGTCCTCGACGTCCGGCTGCCGGACGGGAGCGGTGTGGAGGTCTGCCGCGAGATCCGCTCCCAGAACGAGCACATCAAATGCCTGATGCTGACCTCGTTCGCCGATGACGAAGCCCTCTTCGATGCGATCATGGCCGGTGCGTCCGGATATGTCCTCAAGGCGATCCGGGGCAGTGAACTTCTTTCGGCCGTACGGGACGTGGCGGCGGGCAGATCCCTGCTCGACCCGGTCGCGACGGCCCGGGTCCTGGAGCGCCTGCGCGACGGGGGCACGGCCAAGGGCGACGACCGCCTGGCGAACCTCACCGAGCAGGAGCGCAAGATCCTCGACCTGATCGGCGAGGGCCTCACGAACCGGGTGATCGGCGAGCGCCTTCATCTGGCGGAGAAGACGATCAAGAACTATGTGTCGTCGCTGCTGTCGAAACTGGGAATGGAGCGGCGTTCCCAGGCGGCGGCGTATGTGGCCCGGATGCAGGCGGAGCGCCACTAG